The window TAATAAGAAGTTTAGGAGTAAATGGTTTTGTAATATAGTCATCGGCTCCTAGCTCAAGACCTTTAATCTCATCAAATTCACTATCTCTAGCAGTAACCATTATTATAGGAATATGTGATAATGTTTTTAATTTTTTACAAACCTCCCAACCATTTAAGCCTGGGAGATTTATATCTAATAATATAAGATCTGGTTTTTCTTTATAAAAGCAATCAATTGCTTCATCTCCTCTATAAGTTACAACTGTTTCAAAACCCTCATTTTTTAATGAGTCTGAAATAACTGTAGCAAGAGATTTTTCATCTTCAACAATAAGAATCTTCTTCATTTTAAAACCTTAGCTATTTTTATGTTCAAAAATAACGTCAATAGGAGTACCTTCAAATCCAAAAGATTCTCTTAATTTGTTCTCAATATATCTACCATAAGAGAAGTGAACTAACTCTGGATAATTACAGAAAAGAACAAATCTTGGAGGAGCAGTAGAAATTTGTGTAGCATAATTAATCTTAACAACTCTTCCTTTTCTTGTAGGTGGATTATTCATAATTATAGCTTCGCTGATAACTGTATTTAGTAATCCTGTTGAGATTCTTTTATTGTATTCAGCAAACACAGCTTCTGCGTGTTCTAGTAATTTAGTAGTTCTTTGTCCTGTTAAAGCTGATACAAATTCAATAGGAGCATAAGATAGGAATGGTAATTCAGCATAAAGTTCCTCTCTCATTTTTTTCATTGTATCATTTTTCTTATCAGGAATAGTATCCCATTTATTTATAACAATAATAATTGGTTTCTTTTCTTCATAAGCAATACCAGCGATTCTCTTATCTTGTTCAGTAAGTCCTTCACTTCCATCAATCATCCAAATACATACATCAGCTCTTTTTATAGTTTTGATAGCTCTTAAAACAGAGTAGTACTCTAAACTTTCTTCAACTTTAGATTTTCTTCTGATACCAGCAGTATCTATAAGGATATATCTGTTGCCATCAAATTCAATAGCTGTATCAATAGCATCTCTAGTAGTACCAGCTATGTTACTAACGATAGTTCTTTCTTCTCCTGATAATCTATTAACAAGAGATGATTTTCCAGCATTTGGTCTACCGATAATAGCTAATTTAAGACCTTCCTCCTCTTCGTACTCTTCAACTGTTTGGTCAATAATATTAACAACTAAATCTAACATATCTCCAAGGTTTACTTTATGCTCTCCTGAAATAGGAATTAAATGCTCAAATCCTAATCCCCAGAAATCATAAACATCATCTTGCTGAGCTTGGAAATTATCAATTTTATTAACACAAAGGATAACAGGTTTTTTCTTTTTTCTTAAAAGATAAGCAATCTCTTCGTCTAATGGATTTAAACCATTTTTTCCATCTACAACGAATAAAATAACGTCGGCCTCATTCATAGCAACTTCAGCTTGCTGTTTTATTTTAGTCATCATAAAATCATTATTTCTAGGCTCAAGTCCTCCAGTATCAACTAGAACAAACTCTTTTCCAGCCCACTCAGTTTCTCTATATAATCTATCTCTTGTAACTCCTGGTTGGTCATCAACGATAGCTACTCTATCTCCAACCAATTTATTAAATAGTGTTGATTTTCCAACATTTGGTCTTCCAACGATTGCAACAATAGGTTTCAATTTTAATACCTCCTAGTTTTATTTGTTTGAGTGATAATATCTTTTTGTTTTTGTTTTTTACCGTTATCCTTTTCAACAAATATTTTTTTATTGTTAAGTGGATTCATTTCAGTATAATACATAAGTGTAGAATAAGTTGATGGAGTAGGAGTAAAAATTTGTACCTGCTCTGGACTTATTTTTAGTTCAGAGGATGCGAATCTTTTTAAATCTAACATATCTTTTTCGTTACACCCAGGATGAGCAGCAATTAAATAGTAAGTTAAAAATTGTTTCTTATCGTGTTTTTTATTAAGTTCATAGAAACGATTTTTAAATTCTTTTAAAATACTTTTTCCTTGTTTACCCATAAGAGAAAGAATTTTATCCTCTGTATGCTCAGGAGCAATTTTCATCTGTCCTGAAATATGGTCTTTGATAAGTTCTTCAAGATATCTATCACCAGATTTATTATCATCTAAAATCATATCATATCTAATTCCAGATGCAATAAATATTTTTTTAATTTTATCTATTGATTTTAACTTTTTCAAAAGAGAAATTTGTCTAGAATGATCAAGTTTTAAAGCAGGGCAAGTTTCAGGGTAAAGACATCTTTTGTGAGAACAAGCTCCATGATTTAATTTCTTAGTACATTCAAGACCATACATATTAGCTGTAGGGCCACCTACATCCGATATATTTCCTTTAAATCCTTTTGAATTAGCTATATTTGTAACTTCTTTAACTATAGAGTCTTCACTTCTAGAAATAACTGTTCTTCCTTGATGAACAGCAATTGCGCAGAAATTACATTCACCATAACATCCTCTATGTGTAGTAACAGAGTGTTTTATAGTGTCTAATGCTTTAACATGTCCATCTTTTTTATAATAAGGGTGGACATCTCTTTCAAAATCTAACCCATAAATATCGTCCATCTCTTGAGAAGTAAAATTTTCACAAGGAGGATTTTGAATAAAATATCTATCAGCATTTTTTTGATAAATTCCCTTAGCAGTTATAGGATCACAATTATGATAGAAAAGTTCGAAAGCTTTTATAAAGTTTTCTTTTTTTTCAACACATTCTTCAAAACTTGGAAGAGCTAAATATCCTTCTTTAGGTTCTTTAGAAATGTAACCTATACCTCTAATATTTTTCCAATCTGTTTTATTTTTTAATGCATTAGCTAATTCAAGCATAGACTTCTCTCCCATACCATATGAAAGAATGTCAGCTTTAGCATCAAAAATAATCGGACGTCTTAATGAGTTACTCCAGTAATCATAATGAACGACTCTTCTAAGACTAGCCTCTATTCCCCCTAATACAATGGGAACAGGACTATTTTTAAAGAAACGACGAATTAGATTTGTATACTGAATAGTAGCTCTGTCAGGTCTTTTATTATTAATTCCACCTGGAGTAAAATCGTCACTTTTTCTTCTTTTTTTTACAGCAGTATAGTTAGCAACCATTGAATCTACACAACCAGCAGAAACTGCCCAATATAAATTGGGAGTTCCTAATCTAGTTATATCTTTATCAGAATTAATATCTGGTTGAGCAATTACTCCTACTTTAAAACCATGCTTAACTAACCATTTACCAATAATAGCAGTACCGTTATAAGAAGTATCTAAATAGGTATCCCCAGATATAAGTATTATATCTAAAGAGTCCCAACCTAATTTTTTAACCTCTTCCATTGTAGTAGGTAGAAACATTTAAAATCACACTCCTTGAGAAGCAGCCATTAAGAAAGGAACAACTTGTTTCTTTCTAGATACAACACCATCAACCCATGCCGTATTATTGTTTAAAGTTGTATGGAATCCTCTTTCAACAAGTGTTGGTTCACCAACAACAAGTAGCATAGATCCAGCTTTAACGATATCTGTAATAACTAATACAGATAATTGATAATCATTTTTAGCATTTGTTTCAGCCATTGCTTTTTCAAGAGAAGCTTGTTGATCTAGAACACCTTTAACATCAACAGTATTAACTTGAGAAATAGCTAATTTTACACCATTCATAGAAAACTCTTTTTGATCCATAGTTAAAATCTCTTCAGGAGTTTTATCAGAAAGAGATGTACCAGCAATAAGCATATCCATACCGAAAGCCTCATAGTTTTCTATACCAGATATAGCAGCTAGTTCTTTTACAACTTGAACATCTTTTTCTGTACAAGTAGGTGATTTAAATAAAAGTGTATCTGATAGAATAGCACTCATCATTAATCCAGCAATCTCTTTAGGAGGAACTAGACCAGCTTCTTTATATAATCCATAAATAATTGTACAAGTACATCCAACTGTTTCAGCATTTATTTTAACAGGTTCGTTTGTTTCAAAGTTTCCGAACTTGTGGTGATCAACAACTTGAATTATTTTGGCATCCTTTAAACCAGCAACTGATTGAGCAGCTTCATTGTGGTCAACTAAAACAACATTTTTTCTAGTAAAGTTAATTAAGTTTTTTGTTCTTATAGTACCATAAACTTCTCCATTTTTATCAACAACTGGGAAGTTTGTTTGTGTAGATTCTTTCATAATATCTTTAATATCAATTAAATAATCATCTGTAGAGAAAGAATAAAACTTGTCGTGATTCATAATAGATAATATTGATACTGATTGCGATATTAGTGGAATAGCTTTAAATAGAGATTTATTAACCCTTAAAATAGGAGTTTTAGAATCTCTAGGTAAAATAACATCATCTTTATCGCAACAAAGAATAATCATATTAACACCTAAATCAATTAAATCATCAATAGAATCAAGTAAAGTTGTAGTAATAACAATATCACCAGCAGCAATATTTCTATACTCGCTTACTCCTTTTAAACTAGCTTCTATTTTACCAGAAGGATATTCTCCACTGATAACTTCTCCCTCTAAAACATCTTTTAAATTTTCATAAGTTGTATAGTATTTAGAAAATAATTCAGAATAATCAATGTTTAAGTAAGCATTAGCAATATCTGAAACATGAATCATTCCTCTTAGATGATTTTTGCTATTAACAACAGGTAAACTAGAGAAGTTTTCTTCAGTCATTATTTCTAGAGCTCTTTTTAATGAATCTTTATGATTAATAGTTTTCTTTTCAACACGAGTTAAATCTGATATTTGAGCACTTACTGTTGAAAGTAGTTTTGGTG of the Cetobacterium sp. NK01 genome contains:
- a CDS encoding response regulator transcription factor, which codes for MKKILIVEDEKSLATVISDSLKNEGFETVVTYRGDEAIDCFYKEKPDLILLDINLPGLNGWEVCKKLKTLSHIPIIMVTARDSEFDEIKGLELGADDYITKPFTPKLLIIKLKKIFKLNNDTFFKVGDIIFDFNTFKLDTPDESNILPRREAQLLEFFLRNQNIIFSRETLLNEVWGFEFFGDERAVDTIVKRLRKKLGIYDNYIKSVRGVGYVFKTD
- a CDS encoding putative manganese-dependent inorganic diphosphatase, whose translation is MEPILIFGHRNPDTDSICSAISLARLKELKGESAQACRLGNISKETEFVLKSFNIDAPKLLSTVSAQISDLTRVEKKTINHKDSLKRALEIMTEENFSSLPVVNSKNHLRGMIHVSDIANAYLNIDYSELFSKYYTTYENLKDVLEGEVISGEYPSGKIEASLKGVSEYRNIAAGDIVITTTLLDSIDDLIDLGVNMIILCCDKDDVILPRDSKTPILRVNKSLFKAIPLISQSVSILSIMNHDKFYSFSTDDYLIDIKDIMKESTQTNFPVVDKNGEVYGTIRTKNLINFTRKNVVLVDHNEAAQSVAGLKDAKIIQVVDHHKFGNFETNEPVKINAETVGCTCTIIYGLYKEAGLVPPKEIAGLMMSAILSDTLLFKSPTCTEKDVQVVKELAAISGIENYEAFGMDMLIAGTSLSDKTPEEILTMDQKEFSMNGVKLAISQVNTVDVKGVLDQQASLEKAMAETNAKNDYQLSVLVITDIVKAGSMLLVVGEPTLVERGFHTTLNNNTAWVDGVVSRKKQVVPFLMAASQGV
- the der gene encoding ribosome biogenesis GTPase Der codes for the protein MKPIVAIVGRPNVGKSTLFNKLVGDRVAIVDDQPGVTRDRLYRETEWAGKEFVLVDTGGLEPRNNDFMMTKIKQQAEVAMNEADVILFVVDGKNGLNPLDEEIAYLLRKKKKPVILCVNKIDNFQAQQDDVYDFWGLGFEHLIPISGEHKVNLGDMLDLVVNIIDQTVEEYEEEEGLKLAIIGRPNAGKSSLVNRLSGEERTIVSNIAGTTRDAIDTAIEFDGNRYILIDTAGIRRKSKVEESLEYYSVLRAIKTIKRADVCIWMIDGSEGLTEQDKRIAGIAYEEKKPIIIVINKWDTIPDKKNDTMKKMREELYAELPFLSYAPIEFVSALTGQRTTKLLEHAEAVFAEYNKRISTGLLNTVISEAIIMNNPPTRKGRVVKINYATQISTAPPRFVLFCNYPELVHFSYGRYIENKLRESFGFEGTPIDVIFEHKNS
- a CDS encoding YgiQ family radical SAM protein, translating into MFLPTTMEEVKKLGWDSLDIILISGDTYLDTSYNGTAIIGKWLVKHGFKVGVIAQPDINSDKDITRLGTPNLYWAVSAGCVDSMVANYTAVKKRRKSDDFTPGGINNKRPDRATIQYTNLIRRFFKNSPVPIVLGGIEASLRRVVHYDYWSNSLRRPIIFDAKADILSYGMGEKSMLELANALKNKTDWKNIRGIGYISKEPKEGYLALPSFEECVEKKENFIKAFELFYHNCDPITAKGIYQKNADRYFIQNPPCENFTSQEMDDIYGLDFERDVHPYYKKDGHVKALDTIKHSVTTHRGCYGECNFCAIAVHQGRTVISRSEDSIVKEVTNIANSKGFKGNISDVGGPTANMYGLECTKKLNHGACSHKRCLYPETCPALKLDHSRQISLLKKLKSIDKIKKIFIASGIRYDMILDDNKSGDRYLEELIKDHISGQMKIAPEHTEDKILSLMGKQGKSILKEFKNRFYELNKKHDKKQFLTYYLIAAHPGCNEKDMLDLKRFASSELKISPEQVQIFTPTPSTYSTLMYYTEMNPLNNKKIFVEKDNGKKQKQKDIITQTNKTRRY